The following are encoded together in the Longimicrobium terrae genome:
- a CDS encoding S26 family signal peptidase → MRAQLKALWPLGAAIALALPVPLLNLHFIRTESAPIGLWRAHSGAPVVGDVVRFCMREAEARTTAGRPYAGGRRRGPCPHGTWMLAKPVVAGAGDTVIHTQTGVWINGWMLPRSGTRPRDSAGWPVPASTFGLIVLGPGEVWLHSPYAEGSFDSRYLGVVRRDQISGTMQPLLTWLTDRQRSSLRARGLRPTRCGPVACVQRSRLE, encoded by the coding sequence GTGAGGGCACAGCTGAAGGCGCTCTGGCCTCTCGGCGCAGCAATCGCGCTCGCGCTCCCGGTGCCGCTCCTCAACCTCCATTTCATCCGTACGGAGAGCGCGCCGATCGGGCTGTGGCGCGCACATTCGGGCGCCCCCGTTGTCGGCGACGTAGTCCGATTCTGCATGCGGGAAGCGGAAGCGAGGACGACGGCCGGACGGCCGTATGCGGGCGGCCGGCGACGCGGCCCATGCCCGCATGGTACGTGGATGCTCGCCAAGCCGGTCGTGGCGGGTGCCGGTGACACGGTCATCCACACCCAGACGGGCGTCTGGATCAACGGCTGGATGCTCCCGAGGAGCGGCACCCGCCCGCGTGACTCGGCGGGCTGGCCCGTGCCAGCGAGCACGTTCGGGCTGATCGTACTCGGCCCCGGCGAGGTCTGGCTTCATTCACCGTACGCGGAGGGCTCCTTCGACAGCCGGTACCTGGGAGTGGTCCGGCGGGATCAGATTTCCGGAACAATGCAGCCACTGCTCACTTGGCTGACGGACCGGCAGCGATCATCGCTCCGTGCGCGGGGGCTCCGCCCCACCCGTTGCGGTCCGGTTGCATGCGTGCAACGGAGCAGGTTGGAGTGA
- a CDS encoding apolipoprotein A1/A4/E family protein, with amino-acid sequence MRQIQSRQQAVAETWEKTVERLREKVEAEVERLRRSGAEAAEQIRESMEAAGQGAAGITTELRTHTGEMQKAVDDHTTALREAVAEQGKLLAGSTREAASSIGVARHELALSVAELKRRAFRHAVLLGASTAIVILLSARLFFPFWGMTRGDVEDLSRGARLIDTWERKPPAERQALLRALGWESMPGAAPAPRSTSNAHPAAGR; translated from the coding sequence GTGAGGCAGATCCAGTCTCGTCAGCAGGCGGTGGCGGAGACGTGGGAGAAGACCGTGGAGCGGCTGCGGGAGAAGGTGGAAGCGGAGGTGGAGCGCCTCCGCCGAAGCGGAGCAGAAGCCGCGGAGCAGATCCGGGAGAGCATGGAGGCGGCGGGCCAGGGGGCCGCCGGGATCACCACGGAGCTGCGGACGCACACGGGCGAGATGCAGAAGGCGGTGGACGACCACACGACGGCGCTTCGGGAGGCGGTCGCGGAGCAGGGCAAACTGCTGGCGGGGAGCACCCGGGAGGCGGCGAGCAGCATCGGGGTCGCGCGCCACGAGCTGGCGCTCTCCGTCGCCGAGCTCAAGCGGCGCGCCTTCCGGCACGCGGTCCTGCTCGGCGCCTCGACGGCGATCGTGATCCTGCTCTCCGCCCGCCTGTTCTTTCCGTTCTGGGGAATGACGCGGGGCGACGTGGAGGACCTGAGCCGGGGCGCGCGTCTGATCGACACGTGGGAGCGGAAACCCCCGGCCGAGCGGCAGGCCCTCCTGCGGGCGCTCGGGTGGGAAAGCATGCCGGGGGCGGCCCCGGCCCCGCGTTCCACGTCGAACGCGCACCCGGCGGCTGGGCGGTAG
- a CDS encoding plasmid mobilization protein, whose product MVQSAPPKLAGRQKVAPERRFTSRIVFRLLPAQYARLSARAESAGLTPNDYARDRALGRVRPSRAVRRLSAGCHEPLEELAQFIRFADQLLPHLEPEFDPASEMGRVIHRARRRFPDPVGTLASLRTLIEEAVG is encoded by the coding sequence ATGGTACAATCCGCCCCCCCGAAGCTGGCCGGACGCCAGAAGGTCGCCCCGGAACGCCGCTTCACGTCACGCATCGTCTTCCGTCTGCTCCCTGCGCAGTACGCCCGCCTTTCGGCCCGGGCGGAGAGCGCCGGACTTACCCCCAACGACTACGCGCGCGACCGGGCACTCGGACGGGTGCGCCCGTCCCGCGCGGTTCGCCGGCTTTCGGCGGGGTGCCACGAGCCGCTGGAGGAGCTCGCCCAGTTCATCCGCTTCGCCGACCAGCTGCTGCCCCACCTGGAGCCGGAGTTCGACCCGGCGAGCGAGATGGGGCGGGTCATCCACCGTGCGCGCCGTCGCTTCCCCGATCCCGTCGGCACGCTGGCGTCTCTGCGTACGCTGATCGAGGAGGCGGTGGGCTGA
- a CDS encoding DUF4326 domain-containing protein, whose translation MQIKVVNRPHKGRNGAVYIGRGGRGSAGSPLANPRRLGDRKPGGGVWARGETITLFELDLRRVLDRTVAVAEWWDGGRGGYRRLSAAERSGMQNELQRLLGIALRGPLELDCFCSPLPCHGDVIRRVLEEMAAGPPRA comes from the coding sequence ATGCAGATCAAGGTGGTGAACAGGCCGCACAAAGGGCGCAACGGCGCCGTCTACATCGGCCGGGGCGGCCGGGGCTCGGCCGGGAGTCCGCTCGCGAACCCCCGCAGGCTGGGCGACCGGAAGCCAGGCGGCGGCGTGTGGGCGCGGGGCGAGACCATCACCCTGTTCGAGCTGGATCTGCGGCGCGTGCTCGACCGCACGGTGGCGGTCGCGGAGTGGTGGGACGGCGGGAGGGGAGGCTACCGGCGGCTGAGCGCCGCCGAGAGATCGGGCATGCAGAACGAACTGCAGCGGCTGCTCGGGATCGCGCTGCGGGGACCGCTCGAGCTGGACTGCTTCTGCAGCCCGCTCCCCTGCCACGGCGACGTGATTCGCCGTGTGCTGGAGGAGATGGCCGCGGGGCCGCCGCGGGCCTGA
- a CDS encoding cold-shock protein → MNRRTAFVRWYDSQLGHGFLIPEEGGPDVFVHHSALHGSGLRALEPRDRVEYEVIETAYGPAAEGVFRTR, encoded by the coding sequence ATGAACCGCAGAACCGCCTTCGTGAGGTGGTACGACTCCCAGCTGGGCCACGGCTTCCTGATCCCGGAGGAGGGCGGCCCCGACGTTTTCGTGCACCACTCAGCCCTCCACGGCAGTGGTCTCCGGGCGCTCGAGCCCCGGGACCGCGTGGAGTACGAGGTGATCGAAACCGCGTACGGGCCCGCCGCCGAGGGCGTATTCCGCACCCGGTGA
- a CDS encoding zinc-finger-containing protein → MKPRHRDTGAGRPPSCPYCLRPSRFLASSAPLYHGHDYGPVYVCEPCGAWVGCHRGTERPLGRLANAELRRAKVQAHDAFDRVWRSGDDHPRARGEAYRRLAELLGIEPSQCHIGMMDVEDCRRVVEACTREALTPRPPGRRE, encoded by the coding sequence ATGAAGCCGAGGCACCGCGACACCGGGGCCGGGCGCCCTCCGAGTTGCCCGTACTGCTTGCGCCCTTCACGATTCCTCGCGAGCTCCGCTCCCCTCTACCACGGCCACGACTACGGGCCGGTCTACGTCTGCGAGCCCTGCGGGGCGTGGGTGGGCTGCCACCGGGGCACCGAGCGGCCGCTCGGCAGGCTCGCCAACGCGGAGCTCCGGCGCGCCAAGGTACAGGCCCATGACGCGTTTGACCGCGTGTGGCGGAGTGGCGACGACCACCCCCGCGCACGCGGCGAAGCCTACCGGCGCCTCGCGGAGCTGCTTGGCATCGAACCGAGCCAGTGTCACATCGGGATGATGGACGTCGAGGACTGCAGGCGGGTCGTGGAGGCGTGCACCCGCGAGGCGCTGACGCCCCGTCCGCCCGGCCGAAGAGAGTGA
- a CDS encoding ATP-binding protein, whose amino-acid sequence MIRAMLRAACFMAGAAGAVLLVYISSDIFASAGSGIDRSQWIEEHIKSFLSGFGSFLSPSRIEMLAASYPYWTMAGIGGVAGLIRSARVAAWAYQRYFDTFDPHVLMPVRRPAGLEIKGGEALPWVEPAGSRFMLWNDLFTWATEEPPVRSAFRWILLVGRPGIGKTRTANEFARRLARRDVFGTVELSPGKKYLSGRLRAFHLAWGAYLRNLWGHRHVDDPWDAGELDSDFLQDRSESLAQWIPRRPTLLVLDDPKGDDIKNGLEILGGRAGSFRYPVRLLIVSQTIPKAVAERLEARDPRGRAPLKFAENAVFTSDEITWLAGRIPGPASVALERPHDLQHFIDETEQIPLLVELGLDWVKNKRPLREMSGQGLLQDRASRLVVAVKQADADVLAIAAATLCGGATRKGLKKRLSTLPTPSQLAGVFPFQAESLRVSIPPVRPTMIGDEFVREVVQGAEDIAIDVAEAAWVANPGGTLRALPRLILHNDVLAAVLKAGPPADWPGSRYELALAYAEHCIRTDRDIHIAQREIRLLAPAEADAHLKDFSGLLATVGARAGSGLACYACVLEQVLRDGSLLTATPEAVRALHATADAIRWGGERGYRNQADIECLVAPACALVERAGLSHASLDRCEELVDALQDLGDSLWTARDVHGPAAISILRLLAAAPILNEGRQTCLRVQVLALERKPEEAMDLAERFDSAAGDDPAGMDIVAEVWRAAAFSLRGAGSVASAWKLESIAQRVGESLRAPLSRTVVLSQSWIYADAIYVCATSSEEGASEWGESIAQRMDSELASFVGDRSVELARIDGWRLVIYKFSTQPGGSGQAEQLAAGLESFGAGLGAVHAFALKRVKAWGYVVYAYGNQDGGAARSEEIAERVDTLALPFAGDRGFELERARAWRYVAFAYSKQEGGAARSEEIAERVDTLALPFAGDREFELQRARAWASVAFAYSSQEGGAARSEEAAERVDTLALPFADDREFELERAQAWRSVAVAYSNQDGGAARSEEIAERVDTLALPFPDDREFEAERAQAWRFVAFAYGNQEGGAARSEEAAERVDTLALPFADDREFEAERAQAWRFVAFAYSKQKGGASRSEEAAERVDTLALPFAGDRKFEVERARAWRYVVYAYGNQEGGAARSEEAAERVDTLALPFADDREFEAERTQAWRFVAFAYSKQEGGAACSEEAAERVDTLAFPFADDREFELKRARAWRSVAFAYSKQEGGATRSEEAAERVDALALPFAGDREFELERAEAWRSVAFAYSKQDGGAARSEEAAERVDTLALPFAGDRGFELERAQAWRSVAFAYSNQDGGAARSEEAAERVDTLALPFADDREFELERAQAWRSVAVAYSNQDGGAVRSEEIAERVDTLALPFADDREFELERAQAWRFVAFAYGNQEGGAARSEEAAERVDTLALPFAGDREFELERARALNWAITGLLSTGSAECRDFDRAESLLGGLEALTAPFAGNPEFELVLASTWRHLACALFGGDPERAAQFAQQVADIAGQFPDIPEFAGQVLALRICFGEVPDEVRDDEGWTAGLLRE is encoded by the coding sequence ATGATCCGGGCCATGCTTCGAGCAGCCTGTTTCATGGCGGGTGCGGCAGGGGCGGTGCTTTTGGTGTACATCTCGTCGGACATTTTCGCTTCAGCCGGCAGTGGTATCGACCGGAGCCAGTGGATCGAGGAACACATCAAAAGCTTCCTCAGCGGATTCGGCTCCTTTCTATCCCCAAGCCGAATTGAGATGCTGGCGGCGAGCTACCCGTACTGGACGATGGCGGGGATCGGAGGCGTAGCCGGACTCATCCGTTCGGCACGGGTGGCAGCGTGGGCGTACCAGCGGTATTTCGACACGTTTGATCCGCACGTGCTCATGCCGGTCCGCCGTCCCGCGGGACTTGAGATCAAGGGGGGCGAGGCACTTCCCTGGGTTGAGCCGGCCGGCTCGCGGTTTATGCTTTGGAATGATCTCTTCACCTGGGCAACCGAGGAGCCGCCTGTGAGAAGCGCGTTTCGGTGGATCCTGCTCGTGGGGCGCCCGGGGATCGGGAAGACGCGCACGGCTAACGAGTTCGCGCGGCGGCTTGCCCGGCGCGATGTATTCGGCACAGTGGAACTCTCCCCGGGGAAGAAGTACCTCTCCGGGAGGCTGCGTGCGTTCCACCTCGCCTGGGGTGCCTACCTGCGCAATCTATGGGGGCATCGCCATGTGGATGATCCGTGGGATGCAGGCGAACTGGATTCCGACTTTTTGCAGGATCGGTCCGAGTCGCTGGCCCAATGGATCCCCCGCAGGCCGACTCTCCTGGTGCTGGACGATCCCAAGGGTGACGACATCAAGAACGGGCTGGAGATCCTCGGCGGCCGTGCGGGGTCGTTCCGATACCCCGTCCGGTTGCTGATTGTCAGTCAGACGATTCCCAAGGCTGTCGCGGAGCGGCTGGAAGCTCGGGATCCGCGAGGACGAGCACCCCTGAAGTTTGCTGAAAATGCCGTTTTCACATCGGATGAGATCACATGGCTCGCGGGCCGGATTCCCGGCCCGGCCTCCGTAGCATTGGAAAGGCCTCATGATCTGCAACATTTCATCGACGAAACGGAGCAGATCCCCCTTCTCGTGGAACTTGGTCTGGACTGGGTCAAGAACAAGCGCCCGCTGCGGGAGATGTCGGGGCAAGGCCTGCTGCAGGATCGGGCGAGCCGGCTGGTCGTGGCTGTCAAGCAGGCCGATGCAGATGTTCTCGCCATCGCGGCGGCGACGCTCTGTGGAGGCGCAACGCGCAAGGGATTGAAGAAGCGGCTATCGACGCTGCCGACTCCCTCTCAGTTGGCTGGCGTGTTTCCCTTTCAGGCCGAGAGTCTGCGCGTCTCGATTCCGCCGGTTCGTCCGACGATGATCGGTGATGAGTTCGTGCGCGAGGTGGTTCAGGGAGCGGAGGATATTGCGATCGATGTCGCGGAGGCGGCCTGGGTCGCGAACCCAGGGGGGACGCTTCGGGCACTCCCCAGGCTCATCTTGCATAACGATGTTCTGGCGGCGGTGTTGAAGGCGGGGCCTCCCGCTGACTGGCCGGGTAGCCGCTACGAACTGGCGCTGGCGTACGCGGAGCACTGTATTCGGACGGATCGTGACATCCACATCGCGCAACGGGAAATTCGTCTGCTTGCTCCCGCGGAAGCGGACGCGCACTTGAAGGACTTTTCTGGCCTGCTTGCCACAGTCGGCGCGCGCGCGGGTTCCGGACTCGCCTGTTACGCGTGCGTGCTGGAGCAGGTGCTTCGGGACGGCTCTCTGCTCACCGCCACACCCGAAGCGGTGCGGGCGCTACACGCGACTGCAGACGCGATCCGGTGGGGGGGTGAACGCGGGTATCGGAATCAAGCTGATATCGAGTGCCTGGTCGCGCCGGCTTGCGCACTGGTCGAGCGGGCTGGCCTGAGCCACGCATCCCTAGATCGATGCGAGGAGCTTGTAGATGCGCTTCAAGACCTCGGGGATTCGCTCTGGACTGCAAGGGACGTTCATGGCCCGGCTGCAATCTCAATCCTCAGGCTCCTCGCAGCGGCTCCCATCCTGAATGAGGGGAGGCAAACGTGCTTGCGCGTGCAGGTTCTCGCATTGGAGCGGAAACCTGAGGAAGCGATGGATCTGGCCGAGCGGTTTGACTCCGCCGCCGGTGATGATCCCGCGGGGATGGATATTGTAGCCGAGGTCTGGCGGGCAGCGGCGTTCTCGCTCCGAGGAGCTGGATCCGTTGCATCCGCGTGGAAACTGGAGTCGATTGCCCAGCGCGTAGGAGAATCGTTGAGAGCGCCTCTGAGCAGAACTGTTGTACTCAGTCAGTCGTGGATCTACGCTGATGCGATCTATGTCTGCGCCACGAGTTCCGAGGAAGGCGCGTCGGAATGGGGAGAGAGCATCGCTCAGCGGATGGATTCGGAACTGGCTTCCTTCGTGGGTGATCGGAGTGTGGAGCTGGCGCGGATTGATGGGTGGCGGCTCGTAATATATAAATTCTCGACGCAGCCTGGAGGGTCGGGGCAGGCCGAACAGCTGGCCGCAGGTCTGGAATCGTTTGGGGCTGGCTTGGGCGCTGTCCATGCTTTTGCACTAAAACGGGTAAAGGCTTGGGGGTACGTTGTTTATGCGTACGGGAATCAGGATGGCGGGGCGGCGCGCAGCGAAGAGATTGCCGAGCGGGTGGATACGCTAGCTCTCCCCTTCGCGGGTGACCGGGGGTTCGAGTTGGAGCGCGCCCGGGCGTGGCGGTATGTGGCATTCGCGTACTCGAAACAGGAGGGCGGCGCGGCGCGCAGTGAAGAGATTGCTGAGCGGGTGGACACGCTGGCTCTCCCCTTCGCGGGTGACCGGGAGTTCGAGTTGCAGCGGGCCCGGGCGTGGGCGTCTGTGGCATTCGCGTACTCGAGCCAAGAGGGCGGGGCAGCGCGCAGCGAAGAGGCTGCCGAGCGTGTGGACACGCTGGCTCTCCCCTTCGCGGATGACCGGGAGTTCGAGTTGGAGCGGGCCCAGGCGTGGCGGTCTGTGGCAGTCGCGTACTCGAACCAAGATGGCGGAGCAGCGCGCAGCGAAGAGATTGCCGAGCGGGTGGACACGCTGGCTCTCCCCTTCCCGGATGACCGGGAGTTCGAGGCAGAGCGGGCCCAGGCGTGGCGGTTTGTGGCATTCGCGTACGGCAATCAGGAGGGCGGGGCAGCGCGCAGCGAAGAGGCTGCCGAGCGTGTGGACACGCTGGCTCTCCCCTTCGCGGATGACCGGGAGTTTGAGGCAGAGCGGGCCCAGGCGTGGCGGTTTGTGGCATTCGCGTACTCGAAACAGAAGGGCGGGGCATCGCGCAGCGAAGAGGCTGCTGAGCGGGTGGACACGCTGGCTCTCCCCTTCGCGGGTGACCGGAAGTTCGAGGTGGAGCGCGCCCGCGCGTGGCGGTACGTCGTTTATGCGTACGGCAATCAGGAGGGCGGGGCAGCGCGCAGCGAAGAGGCTGCCGAGCGTGTGGACACGCTGGCTCTCCCCTTCGCGGATGACCGGGAGTTCGAGGCAGAGCGGACCCAGGCGTGGCGGTTTGTGGCATTCGCGTACTCGAAACAGGAGGGCGGGGCAGCGTGCAGTGAAGAGGCTGCCGAGCGGGTGGACACGCTGGCTTTCCCCTTCGCGGATGACCGGGAGTTCGAGTTGAAGCGGGCCCGGGCGTGGCGGTCTGTGGCATTCGCGTACTCGAAACAGGAGGGCGGCGCAACGCGCAGTGAAGAGGCTGCCGAGCGGGTGGACGCGCTGGCTCTCCCCTTCGCGGGTGACCGGGAATTCGAGTTGGAGCGCGCCGAGGCGTGGCGGTCTGTGGCATTCGCCTACTCAAAACAGGATGGCGGAGCAGCGCGCAGCGAAGAGGCTGCCGAGCGGGTGGACACGCTGGCTCTCCCCTTCGCGGGTGACCGGGGGTTCGAGTTGGAGCGGGCCCAGGCGTGGCGGTCTGTGGCATTCGCGTACTCGAACCAGGATGGCGGAGCAGCGCGCAGCGAAGAGGCTGCCGAGCGGGTGGACACGCTGGCTCTCCCCTTCGCGGATGACCGGGAGTTCGAGTTGGAGCGGGCCCAGGCGTGGCGGTCTGTGGCAGTCGCGTACTCGAACCAAGATGGCGGAGCAGTGCGCAGCGAAGAGATTGCCGAGCGGGTGGACACGCTGGCTCTCCCCTTCGCGGATGACCGGGAGTTCGAGTTGGAGCGGGCCCAGGCGTGGCGGTTTGTGGCATTCGCGTACGGCAATCAGGAGGGCGGGGCAGCGCGCAGCGAAGAGGCTGCCGAGCGGGTGGACACGCTGGCTCTCCCCTTCGCGGGTGACCGGGAGTTCGAGTTGGAGCGCGCCCGGGCGTTGAACTGGGCAATAACCGGGCTGCTGAGCACGGGTTCGGCAGAATGCCGCGATTTCGACAGGGCTGAAAGTTTGTTGGGTGGACTCGAGGCACTCACCGCGCCTTTTGCCGGAAATCCGGAGTTCGAACTGGTGTTGGCGTCGACATGGCGTCATCTCGCGTGCGCCTTGTTCGGGGGCGATCCGGAACGGGCAGCGCAGTTCGCGCAACAGGTTGCCGACATTGCGGGCCAGTTTCCCGATATCCCGGAGTTTGCAGGGCAGGTGCTCGCATTGCGGATCTGCTTCGGAGAAGTCCCGGATGAAGTACGAGACGATGAGGGCTGGACTGCGGGTCTGCTGAGGGAGTGA
- a CDS encoding ParB/RepB/Spo0J family partition protein has protein sequence MSGGQSARRGGAKGLDWLAREGGGDAAAVLGADLRALAGPPLDGEPVEKVPCGHIDRSPFQARRVFPEAATAALRESVRANGLLQPVVLRPRPGGRFELIAGERRLRSVESLGWSHVTAVVRVVDDLTAHLLGQVENDDRTDISAWERALGFVDLRAHIARARGGIPTLSEIGEVRGGVDKSTVSRYLTIGEAFAPPLVARAGVTEEDMAALSLPTLIRAARRPEAHRFTHIRDVLRKRQIRAERARHRKLDPQEAGSRAPEPTAADRAKPTPKWEDYFRERAVRIETPGPAREMTTKQAHAAALRMILPLAALAARVAEAGSPTALVLEGDGGRIIYLPELLDGAVLTALERLKAALGADAAVDPKRPLTSNTPQRGRLPGMSGTHGG, from the coding sequence GTGAGCGGCGGGCAGTCCGCCCGGCGCGGCGGGGCCAAGGGCCTCGACTGGCTGGCGCGGGAGGGCGGCGGAGACGCGGCCGCGGTCCTCGGCGCCGACCTTCGCGCGCTCGCTGGCCCGCCGCTGGACGGCGAGCCCGTGGAGAAGGTGCCCTGCGGTCACATCGACCGGTCTCCCTTCCAGGCCCGGCGGGTGTTTCCCGAAGCGGCCACGGCGGCGCTCCGGGAGTCCGTACGTGCCAACGGGCTCCTGCAGCCCGTGGTTCTCCGCCCCCGGCCGGGGGGCCGCTTCGAGCTGATCGCGGGGGAGCGCAGGCTCCGGAGCGTGGAGAGCCTGGGATGGTCCCATGTGACGGCGGTGGTGCGGGTGGTCGACGACCTGACCGCGCACCTGCTGGGGCAGGTCGAGAACGACGACCGTACGGACATCTCCGCGTGGGAGCGTGCGCTGGGCTTCGTGGATCTCCGCGCCCACATCGCGCGGGCGCGGGGCGGCATCCCGACGCTCTCCGAAATCGGCGAGGTACGCGGCGGGGTCGACAAGTCCACCGTCAGCCGGTACCTGACCATCGGAGAAGCGTTTGCCCCCCCCCTGGTGGCGCGGGCCGGCGTCACCGAGGAGGACATGGCCGCCCTGTCGCTCCCGACCCTGATCCGTGCGGCGAGAAGACCGGAAGCACACCGCTTCACGCATATCCGCGACGTGCTGCGCAAGCGGCAGATCCGCGCGGAAAGAGCGCGGCACCGGAAGCTGGATCCGCAGGAGGCGGGATCACGCGCGCCCGAACCAACGGCGGCGGATCGTGCAAAGCCGACACCGAAGTGGGAAGACTACTTCCGGGAACGTGCGGTACGCATCGAGACGCCCGGGCCGGCAAGAGAAATGACGACGAAGCAGGCCCATGCGGCCGCGCTCCGGATGATTCTACCACTCGCGGCGCTGGCCGCACGGGTCGCCGAGGCTGGTAGTCCAACGGCACTCGTGCTGGAGGGCGACGGCGGTCGCATCATCTACCTTCCCGAGCTTCTGGACGGGGCGGTCCTCACTGCGCTGGAGCGCCTCAAAGCCGCACTTGGAGCCGATGCAGCTGTCGACCCCAAGCGGCCGTTGACAAGCAACACACCACAACGCGGACGCTTGCCGGGGATGTCAGGCACCCATGGTGGATGA
- a CDS encoding AAA family ATPase: MKTVMVASTKGGTAKTTTALALAAAWAAAHERRIAVWDGDPQGTLTRQLRHAVIRDPWAAAPVALEIPRIAGRVELFRGGRALGLAALPEIERFFRRPDWAGRGGTDLGVIDTPPGGLLHIVAAAGTADLLLVPVDTTPLGLEGLIETMDLLRAIDPPLPTRVLLTRVVARRGITREITEYLDRRHPGIRLPVGIPEDARVPESHKERRPVTLGVQSRAADAYHEVARHLLPVIAGLRRMPHGVDTAAVAGSGR; this comes from the coding sequence GTGAAAACCGTGATGGTCGCCTCGACCAAGGGCGGCACCGCGAAGACGACCACGGCGCTGGCGCTCGCGGCGGCGTGGGCCGCGGCGCACGAGCGGCGGATCGCGGTCTGGGACGGCGACCCGCAGGGGACGCTCACGCGCCAGCTTCGGCACGCCGTGATCCGGGATCCCTGGGCGGCGGCGCCGGTCGCGCTCGAGATTCCCCGGATCGCGGGGCGCGTCGAGCTGTTCCGGGGCGGGAGGGCACTCGGGCTCGCGGCTTTGCCCGAGATCGAGCGCTTCTTCCGGCGCCCGGACTGGGCGGGACGCGGGGGCACCGACCTGGGGGTGATCGACACGCCGCCCGGCGGGCTGCTCCACATCGTGGCGGCCGCCGGCACGGCCGACCTGCTGCTGGTCCCCGTCGACACCACCCCGCTCGGCCTGGAGGGGCTGATCGAGACCATGGACCTGCTCCGCGCCATCGACCCTCCGCTCCCCACCCGCGTGCTGCTGACCCGTGTGGTGGCCCGCCGCGGCATCACGCGCGAGATCACGGAATATCTCGACCGGCGCCACCCCGGCATCCGGCTGCCCGTGGGCATCCCGGAGGACGCGCGCGTCCCCGAATCGCACAAGGAGCGGCGTCCCGTGACACTCGGCGTCCAGAGCCGCGCCGCGGACGCGTACCACGAGGTCGCACGGCACCTGCTCCCGGTGATCGCCGGCCTCCGTCGCATGCCGCACGGCGTGGACACCGCGGCCGTCGCCGGGAGCGGCCGGTGA